In one window of Gemmatimonadetes bacterium SCN 70-22 DNA:
- a CDS encoding 30S ribosomal protein S2 — protein sequence MSSPTLEQLLEAGVHFGHQTRRWNPKMRRFIFAERNGIHIIDLQKTLRQAELAQKLVRDVILRGDNVLFVCTKRQLAAIVKGEAERCGAMHVTERWLGGLLTNFQTVKKQTRRLKELESGSEAGGDFENYTKKEQLLLSRQRDKLSKNLSGIKNMGRLPGLLFIVDSKKERIAVSEANKLGLPMVAICDTNSDPDLITVPIAGNDDAIRSVELITRMIADTIIEARREAPVRSQEEDAEESTYSSDRGLEPAAAGGSDEERRKRRRPRRRRAKPEAIAARLKTGETAGEGGESGDAGDASDAGEAGGDDSAE from the coding sequence ATGTCCTCCCCGACCCTCGAACAGCTCCTCGAAGCCGGCGTCCACTTCGGCCACCAGACGCGCCGGTGGAACCCGAAGATGCGCCGGTTCATTTTTGCCGAGCGCAACGGCATCCACATCATCGACCTGCAGAAGACCCTTCGGCAGGCCGAACTCGCGCAGAAGCTGGTGCGCGACGTGATCCTGCGCGGCGACAACGTCCTCTTCGTCTGCACCAAGCGGCAGCTGGCCGCCATCGTGAAGGGCGAGGCGGAGCGCTGCGGCGCCATGCACGTCACCGAGCGCTGGCTGGGCGGCCTCCTCACGAACTTCCAGACCGTCAAGAAGCAGACGCGTCGCCTCAAGGAGCTCGAGTCGGGGTCCGAGGCCGGTGGTGACTTCGAGAACTACACCAAGAAGGAGCAGCTCCTGCTCTCGCGGCAGCGCGACAAGCTCTCCAAGAACCTGTCCGGCATCAAGAACATGGGGCGCCTCCCGGGGCTCCTGTTCATCGTCGACTCCAAGAAGGAGCGCATCGCCGTCTCCGAGGCCAACAAGCTCGGCCTCCCGATGGTCGCCATCTGCGACACGAACTCCGATCCGGACCTCATCACGGTTCCGATCGCCGGCAACGACGACGCGATCCGCTCGGTCGAGCTGATCACCCGCATGATTGCCGACACGATCATCGAGGCGCGCCGCGAGGCCCCGGTCCGCTCGCAGGAAGAGGACGCCGAGGAGAGCACCTACAGCTCCGATCGCGGTCTCGAGCCGGCCGCCGCGGGTGGCAGCGACGAGGAGCGGCGCAAGCGCCGTCGCCCGCGTCGCCGTCGGGCCAAGCCCGAGGCGATCGCAGCTCGCCTCAAGACGGGCGAGACGGCGGGCGAGGGCGGTGAGAGCGGGGACGCGGGCGATGCGAGCGATGCCGGCGAGGCCGGCGGAGACGACAGCGCCGAGTAG
- a CDS encoding 50S ribosomal protein L13 translates to MKTFSATPKDIDRRWYIVDADGMVLGRLASEIAKILRGKHKPIYTPHMDTGDNVIVINASKVKVTGRKAEQKRYFRHTGYMGHEKYTPFSKMIETHPERVIEKAVHGMLPKSALARQVLRLKLRVYADANHPHVAQKPTALTFNSKSE, encoded by the coding sequence ATGAAGACATTTTCCGCGACTCCCAAGGACATCGACCGGCGCTGGTACATCGTCGACGCCGACGGCATGGTGCTTGGGCGTCTCGCCTCCGAGATCGCGAAGATCCTTCGCGGCAAGCACAAGCCGATCTACACGCCGCACATGGACACGGGTGACAACGTCATCGTCATCAACGCGTCCAAGGTGAAGGTGACGGGGCGCAAGGCCGAGCAGAAGCGGTACTTCCGTCACACGGGCTACATGGGACACGAGAAGTACACGCCGTTCAGCAAGATGATCGAGACGCACCCGGAGCGCGTGATCGAGAAGGCGGTGCACGGGATGCTCCCGAAGTCCGCGCTGGCGCGCCAGGTGCTGCGCCTCAAGCTCCGCGTGTATGCCGATGCGAACCACCCGCACGTCGCCCAGAAGCCGACGGCGTTGACCTTCAACAGCAAGAGTGAGTAG
- a CDS encoding 30S ribosomal protein S9 encodes MAENAQIHAVGRRKEAVCRVYVKPGSGKWDVNGRTLGDYFPRPTLVTAIQQPFTATDSLGRFDVKAHVEGGGLTGQAGALRLAVARALVEMDEANRRKLRDLGLLTRDARAVERKKPGRPGARKRFQFSKR; translated from the coding sequence ATGGCTGAGAACGCGCAGATTCACGCTGTCGGCCGCCGCAAGGAGGCGGTCTGCCGCGTGTACGTGAAGCCCGGCTCGGGCAAGTGGGACGTCAACGGCCGCACGTTAGGCGATTACTTCCCGCGCCCCACCCTGGTGACGGCCATCCAGCAGCCGTTCACGGCGACCGACTCGCTCGGCCGCTTCGACGTCAAGGCGCACGTGGAAGGGGGCGGCCTCACCGGCCAGGCCGGGGCACTCCGCCTCGCCGTGGCCCGCGCCCTCGTCGAGATGGACGAGGCCAACCGCCGCAAGCTGCGCGACCTCGGCCTCCTCACGCGCGACGCCCGTGCGGTCGAGCGCAAGAAGCCGGGGCGTCCCGGCGCCCGCAAGCGCTTCCAGTTCTCCAAGCGCTAG